A single window of Rubripirellula lacrimiformis DNA harbors:
- a CDS encoding helix-turn-helix domain-containing protein, translating into MNKKTEKTVGSELVERLERFAKKLETVDSVDDLSTFLTVRKVKLSLSPATFSGEQVKAVRESLQVSQAVFAEFLGVSVGAVRDWEQGINEPIGPVCRIMEEITNDLESWSRRIRELANVTASC; encoded by the coding sequence ATGAACAAGAAAACTGAAAAGACAGTCGGCAGCGAACTGGTGGAGCGTCTCGAACGCTTCGCCAAGAAACTCGAAACGGTCGATAGCGTCGATGATCTATCGACGTTCTTAACTGTTCGCAAAGTGAAGTTGAGTTTAAGCCCAGCAACCTTTAGCGGCGAGCAAGTCAAAGCAGTTAGAGAGTCGTTGCAAGTGAGCCAGGCCGTGTTCGCTGAATTTCTTGGCGTTTCCGTGGGGGCGGTTCGCGATTGGGAACAAGGGATCAACGAACCGATCGGTCCGGTGTGTCGAATCATGGAAGAAATCACAAACGACCTGGAATCGTGGTCGCGACGGATTCGTGAACTCGCCAATGTCACTGCTAGTTGCTGA
- a CDS encoding type II toxin-antitoxin system RelE/ParE family toxin, with amino-acid sequence MSDPEGPPIIAGTGGLRKVRFAIAGSDQGKSGGVRVCYAYFAAYHIVLMLMAYPKNRKDNLSASEKAGIKKYLVITDQWLEENSR; translated from the coding sequence ATGAGTGATCCGGAAGGGCCGCCGATCATCGCGGGAACGGGTGGATTGCGAAAGGTCCGATTCGCAATCGCAGGCAGCGACCAGGGGAAGAGCGGCGGCGTTCGCGTGTGTTACGCGTACTTCGCCGCGTACCACATCGTCTTGATGTTGATGGCGTACCCGAAGAATCGAAAAGACAATTTGTCCGCGAGCGAAAAGGCTGGAATCAAGAAGTACCTTGTGATCACGGACCAGTGGTTGGAGGAAAACTCACGGTGA
- a CDS encoding DNA adenine methylase, which yields MRDLQKAAKLRVSAGAFFQLVTKRVTAVPETRTFPFRAKSQAWNHQVKQTERIVKPLKWHGGKHYLAKQIIELMPQHLHYVEPFFGGGSVLFEKSADGISEVVNDVHKELTNFWRVLQDEKDFAKFTRIVEAVPFSQVEWEDAHETARSSLKRAVNFFVRCRQSRAGKFDSFATLSRNRTRRNMNEQASSWLTAVESLPAVASRLKRVVIMCDEATKVIRSQDGKNTLFYLDPPYVHESRVTTSDYDFEMSTDQHVELLDTIESCSGSVVLSGYPNDLYDCRLKNWRTVDIIIDNKASSAKQKPRKTERIWMNY from the coding sequence TTGCGCGATTTACAGAAGGCTGCCAAACTTCGTGTTTCAGCCGGAGCATTTTTCCAGCTCGTGACCAAACGTGTCACGGCAGTGCCAGAAACTCGCACTTTCCCTTTTCGGGCAAAGTCACAAGCATGGAACCACCAAGTGAAGCAAACTGAGCGCATTGTCAAACCGCTGAAATGGCACGGGGGAAAGCACTATCTGGCGAAGCAGATAATCGAATTGATGCCGCAGCATCTCCACTACGTTGAACCGTTTTTCGGTGGTGGTTCTGTACTATTCGAGAAATCTGCTGATGGGATTTCCGAAGTAGTCAACGATGTGCATAAAGAGTTGACGAACTTCTGGCGTGTCCTCCAAGACGAGAAGGACTTTGCAAAGTTCACTAGGATCGTCGAAGCAGTGCCGTTCTCACAGGTGGAGTGGGAAGACGCTCACGAAACGGCTCGATCCTCGCTGAAAAGAGCTGTGAATTTCTTTGTTCGGTGTCGTCAATCGCGAGCGGGGAAATTTGACTCTTTCGCCACGCTGAGTCGCAATCGAACCCGCCGAAACATGAATGAGCAGGCGTCCTCGTGGCTGACTGCTGTCGAATCACTACCAGCAGTTGCAAGTCGCCTAAAGCGAGTTGTAATCATGTGCGATGAGGCGACAAAAGTCATTCGTTCTCAAGATGGAAAGAACACTCTGTTCTACCTCGATCCGCCGTACGTGCATGAAAGCCGGGTCACCACTTCAGACTACGACTTTGAAATGTCAACCGACCAACATGTGGAGCTTCTAGACACGATTGAGAGCTGTAGCGGAAGCGTTGTATTGTCTGGGTACCCGAATGATCTCTATGATTGCCGTTTGAAAAACTGGCGAACCGTAGACATTATCATCGACAACAAAGCATCGAGTGCCAAACAGAAGCCGCGGAAGACGGAACGCATCTGGATGAATTACTGA
- a CDS encoding GIY-YIG nuclease family protein, whose amino-acid sequence MTTSLKDAVEKSFLTVHEGRSTDDVVIEPVLNKAFLSECQKLAPNASDFDANWQLLNLRKASSLGKVTTDVHRFSHGDYQHASQIAARQLEDRFQLTVDRILCDPAKRDEFDAIASSVAADVPVYQLRKAALGLRKARKLRPELIKRIADWGVEILSFEAKQLTEDGDLIPRKPGIYLFRDKSGYLYIGEASSLRSRVSKHLDHSDRKALARHFWDTGITEVVVELHAFDAHSDARKTGPRRAYESELIEKRNPRFNIRP is encoded by the coding sequence ATGACAACAAGCTTAAAAGATGCGGTAGAGAAATCGTTTTTAACCGTCCATGAGGGACGAAGTACAGACGATGTAGTCATTGAGCCCGTTTTGAACAAGGCGTTTCTTTCAGAATGCCAAAAGCTTGCACCCAATGCCTCAGACTTCGATGCAAACTGGCAACTGCTGAACCTTCGCAAAGCTTCATCGCTAGGAAAAGTAACCACCGATGTGCATCGTTTCTCTCACGGTGACTATCAGCATGCGTCACAAATCGCCGCTCGGCAGCTTGAGGACCGCTTTCAACTGACCGTGGACCGAATCTTATGTGATCCGGCGAAACGTGATGAGTTTGATGCTATCGCGAGCTCAGTAGCCGCAGACGTTCCGGTCTATCAGCTTCGGAAAGCAGCTCTCGGACTGAGGAAAGCTCGAAAGCTTCGACCCGAGCTAATCAAACGGATCGCCGACTGGGGTGTTGAGATACTTTCGTTCGAGGCGAAGCAGCTTACCGAGGACGGGGATTTAATACCGCGCAAGCCTGGAATCTACCTCTTTAGAGACAAAAGTGGCTATCTATACATCGGTGAAGCGAGTTCACTACGTTCTCGAGTTTCCAAACACTTGGATCACTCTGATCGCAAAGCTCTCGCTCGCCATTTCTGGGACACGGGCATTACCGAAGTCGTAGTAGAGCTTCATGCATTTGATGCACATTCCGACGCTCGGAAGACTGGACCGCGAAGAGCATATGAATCGGAGCTCATCGAAAAGCGGAACCCACGCTTCAATATTCGGCCTTGA